The following are from one region of the Candidatus Dadabacteria bacterium genome:
- a CDS encoding menaquinone biosynthesis decarboxylase — protein sequence MPPKGFSNLASFISHLESIGDLKRIKTEVSPELEITEIASRTVREGGPALLFENVEGSDFPLVINLFGTEQRVELALGRRPSDVGEELVEIFRKVNPPSIQGIFSVLPKATGLLSMRTKKVKRGDVQQVETEPDLSRLPVMKCWPRDGGKFVTFGLVLTRDPATGSRNLGIYRLQVYDRRTTGMHWHAHKGGAAHYHEAKKLGRDLEAAVILGGDPRMIFSAVAPLPDGMDELAFASYLRGSPMPMVKGKSISLHVPADAEFVLEGSVPRDVLRQEGPFGDHFGHYSMEADFPVFNLSEITHRKNPVYPSIVVGKPPQEDVYLGIAAGEMFSPLIRIIQPEVKDMWAYPEAGFHNLLAVSVDERYPKGGIKAMLALWGTGQLLLTKCMVCVSGDVNPRDFSAVLHEIGENFDPREDFLMIQWAPLDTLDFTSNKFNVGSKMGINAVRKNSPERKTYAKEVPDPREKHPEITGFRLLSGGFCVVRMDESRTDPKEMIRRLFDTPGLEGVRIIALVSPDIDLTDDTELIWGIFTRFDPYLDVLFEHTELRGSAVVYDGRMGIDATIKQWYPPVIEMSEDMKDKVETRWSEYWS from the coding sequence ATGCCCCCAAAAGGTTTTTCCAATCTAGCGAGTTTTATAAGCCATCTTGAAAGCATAGGCGATCTCAAGAGAATAAAAACCGAAGTCTCACCTGAGCTTGAAATAACGGAGATAGCTTCCCGAACCGTTAGGGAAGGTGGTCCTGCCCTTCTGTTTGAAAACGTGGAAGGATCGGATTTTCCTCTTGTAATCAATCTTTTCGGAACCGAGCAGAGGGTGGAGCTTGCTCTCGGCAGAAGACCGTCGGACGTCGGCGAGGAGCTTGTCGAGATATTCCGCAAGGTTAACCCTCCCTCAATACAGGGGATTTTTTCCGTGCTTCCCAAGGCCACCGGCTTGCTTTCCATGAGAACTAAGAAGGTGAAGCGCGGCGATGTTCAGCAGGTTGAAACCGAACCTGACCTCTCAAGACTTCCAGTGATGAAATGCTGGCCGCGCGACGGGGGAAAGTTCGTGACGTTTGGTCTGGTGCTAACTAGGGATCCCGCTACGGGTTCAAGAAACCTCGGGATTTACAGGCTTCAGGTATATGACCGGAGGACCACCGGGATGCACTGGCATGCGCACAAGGGAGGAGCTGCGCACTACCACGAGGCGAAAAAACTGGGAAGGGACCTCGAAGCCGCGGTGATTCTCGGGGGAGATCCCAGGATGATCTTTTCCGCGGTCGCTCCGCTCCCTGATGGCATGGATGAACTTGCGTTTGCGAGCTATCTTCGCGGAAGCCCGATGCCTATGGTAAAAGGAAAAAGCATCTCGCTTCATGTTCCGGCCGACGCGGAATTCGTACTTGAGGGTTCCGTTCCGAGGGACGTGCTGAGGCAGGAAGGACCCTTCGGAGATCATTTCGGTCACTACTCGATGGAGGCCGATTTCCCCGTTTTTAACCTGAGCGAAATAACCCACAGGAAAAACCCCGTGTACCCTTCCATCGTGGTTGGCAAGCCCCCGCAGGAGGATGTCTACCTTGGGATTGCCGCCGGCGAGATGTTCTCCCCTCTTATAAGAATAATACAGCCCGAGGTAAAGGACATGTGGGCGTATCCCGAGGCGGGATTTCACAACCTTCTCGCTGTTTCCGTCGATGAGCGCTATCCCAAGGGTGGGATAAAGGCAATGCTGGCCCTCTGGGGAACTGGGCAGCTGCTTCTCACAAAGTGCATGGTCTGCGTTTCAGGCGACGTTAACCCGAGGGATTTCTCGGCAGTGCTTCACGAAATTGGGGAGAACTTCGATCCCAGGGAGGATTTCCTCATGATACAGTGGGCCCCCTTGGACACCCTTGATTTTACGAGCAACAAGTTTAACGTGGGAAGCAAGATGGGAATAAACGCAGTAAGGAAAAACTCCCCCGAGAGAAAAACCTACGCCAAGGAGGTTCCCGATCCTAGGGAAAAACATCCGGAGATAACGGGATTCAGACTTCTTTCGGGAGGTTTCTGCGTCGTCCGGATGGATGAATCCCGGACCGATCCCAAGGAGATGATACGCAGACTGTTCGATACTCCGGGTCTTGAGGGGGTGCGCATAATCGCCCTTGTGAGCCCGGATATAGATTTAACTGATGACACGGAACTTATCTGGGGTATCTTTACTAGGTTCGATCCTTACCTGGATGTTCTGTTCGAACATACGGAACTTCGTGGTTCGGCAGTCGTTTACGACGGCAGGATGGGAATCGACGCCACCATAAAACAGTGGTATCCCCCGGTAATAGAGATGTCGGAGGATATGAAGGACAAGGTTGAGACGAGATGGAGCGAGTACTGGAGTTGA
- a CDS encoding leucyl/phenylalanyl-tRNA--protein transferase — MTVYFLDSRIMFPDPSEAEPGGLLAVGGDLSPERLLLAYENGIFPWYSEEDPILWFSPDPRMIFLPGDFKFSKTLLKTVSSGKFSVRADTDFAAVVENCAQVQRKGQSGTWITEEMKAAYGKLHELGYAHSLETYLDGKLVGGLYGVSLGGAFFGESMFHLETDASKVALFHLTRKCWESGFDFIDSQVPTDHMRTLGGREISRKEFLSALESSLEKKTLRGRWEL; from the coding sequence ATGACCGTTTACTTTCTCGACTCCCGAATAATGTTTCCCGATCCGTCCGAAGCGGAGCCGGGAGGGCTTCTGGCGGTCGGAGGGGACCTTTCTCCCGAGAGGCTTCTTTTGGCCTACGAAAACGGCATTTTCCCCTGGTATTCCGAGGAAGACCCCATTTTATGGTTCTCTCCCGACCCGAGAATGATTTTTCTTCCGGGGGACTTCAAGTTCTCAAAAACCCTCTTAAAAACGGTGTCTTCCGGGAAATTCTCGGTAAGGGCCGATACGGATTTCGCCGCGGTCGTCGAGAACTGTGCTCAGGTCCAAAGGAAAGGGCAGAGCGGGACTTGGATAACCGAGGAGATGAAGGCGGCTTACGGGAAACTGCATGAACTGGGTTACGCTCATTCTCTTGAGACCTACCTGGATGGGAAACTCGTCGGCGGTCTTTACGGAGTGTCTCTCGGCGGTGCGTTTTTCGGGGAATCGATGTTTCACCTCGAAACCGACGCTTCCAAGGTGGCCCTTTTCCATCTGACGCGAAAATGCTGGGAATCCGGTTTTGATTTCATAGATTCCCAGGTTCCGACTGATCATATGAGGACTCTCGGGGGAAGAGAAATCTCAAGAAAGGAGTTTCTGTCTGCGCTTGAATCCTCTCTTGAGAAGAAGACCCTGCGCGGCAGGTGGGAGCTCTGA
- the msrA gene encoding peptide-methionine (S)-S-oxide reductase MsrA, whose translation MEATFAGGCFWCMEPPFDSLSGVVETVVGYSGGKEENPTYEQVWQGKTGHAEAIRVVYDPAKIDYETLLETFWINIDPTQVDGQFADRGRHYRTAIFYHNDSQKEKALLSKKKLEESGKFKKPIVTSVEKFVSFYRAEEYHQDYYKKNPIHYGNYKIGSGREGFIERTWGKQDLQ comes from the coding sequence ATGGAGGCAACTTTCGCCGGAGGATGCTTCTGGTGCATGGAACCTCCTTTTGACAGTCTCAGCGGGGTTGTCGAAACGGTAGTGGGTTACTCTGGGGGAAAGGAGGAAAATCCCACCTACGAGCAGGTCTGGCAGGGAAAGACGGGCCACGCGGAAGCGATAAGGGTCGTTTACGACCCCGCGAAGATAGACTACGAAACCCTTCTTGAGACTTTCTGGATAAACATTGATCCGACCCAGGTGGACGGGCAGTTTGCCGACAGGGGAAGGCACTACAGAACCGCTATCTTCTACCATAACGATTCACAGAAAGAAAAAGCCCTTCTTTCGAAAAAGAAACTCGAGGAGTCGGGCAAATTCAAAAAGCCGATAGTCACCTCGGTAGAGAAGTTCGTCTCTTTCTACAGAGCGGAGGAATACCACCAGGATTACTACAAGAAAAACCCGATTCACTACGGCAATTACAAAATAGGTTCGGGGAGGGAGGGCTTTATTGAAAGAACCTGGGGGAAGCAGGATCTTCAGTGA
- the mqnE gene encoding aminofutalosine synthase MqnE translates to MERVLELTESFCTDPNLLPIMEKVAEGRRLSFEDGLSILDSPDLNTVGMMADYVKRKKSGEKVYFVVNRHINPSNICAISCRFCAFGTTKKSANAYELSDEQMLSMLSEEMREVHIVGGLHPDWEFDHYLDIVKMIKRHFPDIHVKAFTAVEIDWFSEISGLSLKDVLLALQDAGVDALTGGGAEILHEEVRKKICAPKTVATRWEEIHRLAHTLGIPTNATILYGHLEKPFHVVDHMERLRKIEDEFPGFFAFIPVLFQPENTGLKDIKPFPASYDMKVHALARLYLDNFPHIKSYWITLGEKAAQVALHYGASDADGTIMREKIIHDAGAPSEVGHSRDFMIKMIRDSGYVPVERDALYNEIRVYN, encoded by the coding sequence ATGGAGCGAGTACTGGAGTTGACCGAGAGTTTCTGCACCGACCCGAACCTGCTCCCCATAATGGAGAAGGTCGCCGAGGGCCGCAGACTTTCCTTTGAAGACGGGCTTTCGATACTTGATTCCCCCGATCTTAACACGGTCGGCATGATGGCGGATTACGTTAAGAGAAAGAAATCGGGGGAAAAGGTCTATTTCGTCGTGAACCGCCACATAAATCCTTCAAACATATGCGCCATATCGTGTCGGTTCTGCGCTTTCGGGACCACGAAGAAGTCCGCAAACGCCTACGAGCTCTCGGACGAGCAGATGCTTTCCATGCTGAGCGAGGAGATGAGAGAGGTTCACATAGTTGGCGGCCTTCACCCTGACTGGGAGTTCGATCATTACCTGGACATAGTGAAGATGATAAAGCGCCACTTCCCGGATATTCACGTAAAGGCCTTCACCGCGGTTGAGATCGACTGGTTCTCGGAGATAAGCGGCCTTTCCCTGAAGGATGTACTTCTTGCCCTTCAAGACGCGGGCGTTGACGCACTTACGGGCGGGGGAGCGGAGATACTGCACGAAGAGGTAAGAAAAAAGATCTGCGCCCCGAAGACGGTTGCGACAAGGTGGGAGGAAATCCATCGCCTAGCCCACACACTCGGCATCCCTACAAACGCCACCATACTCTACGGCCATCTTGAAAAACCCTTCCACGTAGTTGACCACATGGAGAGGCTTAGAAAAATAGAGGACGAGTTCCCCGGGTTTTTTGCGTTCATCCCCGTTCTTTTCCAGCCGGAGAACACGGGTCTTAAGGATATAAAGCCTTTTCCGGCCTCATACGACATGAAGGTTCACGCGCTTGCGAGGCTCTATCTTGACAATTTCCCTCACATAAAGTCCTACTGGATTACCCTTGGGGAAAAAGCGGCCCAGGTGGCCCTGCATTACGGTGCGAGCGATGCGGACGGAACGATAATGAGGGAGAAGATCATTCACGACGCCGGCGCTCCTTCTGAAGTGGGTCACAGCAGGGATTTCATGATAAAGATGATCCGGGATTCGGGGTACGTTCCCGTTGAGAGAGACGCGCTTTATAACGAAATAAGGGTATATAACTGA
- a CDS encoding UbiX family flavin prenyltransferase, translating into MRTIVGITGASGVAYGVDFLRRCPDEKYLVASKWGKRVLHEELGLKVEELRPWVTDIYSDSDLASPFSSGSNHFDSMVIVPCSVSTLAKIANGIADTLITRIAAVALKEKRRLIIALRETPLGTIALENALRLSREGVVIAPISPTDYMGAESISDVVSGYVDKLLGLVGVDTGRGWKRDELE; encoded by the coding sequence ATGAGAACCATAGTCGGAATTACCGGGGCGTCGGGGGTTGCTTACGGGGTTGATTTTCTAAGAAGGTGTCCCGACGAGAAATATCTGGTGGCAAGCAAATGGGGAAAGAGGGTTCTTCACGAGGAACTCGGCCTCAAGGTTGAGGAACTGCGTCCCTGGGTAACCGATATTTACAGCGATTCAGACCTCGCGTCGCCTTTTTCCTCGGGGAGCAACCATTTCGATTCTATGGTCATAGTACCGTGTTCGGTATCAACGCTTGCCAAGATCGCAAACGGCATAGCCGACACGCTCATAACCAGAATAGCCGCCGTCGCCCTCAAGGAAAAAAGAAGGCTTATAATCGCCCTCAGGGAAACCCCGCTTGGCACAATCGCCCTTGAGAACGCTCTTCGGCTCTCCCGCGAGGGAGTAGTGATCGCGCCGATTTCTCCGACTGACTACATGGGCGCCGAATCGATCTCCGATGTGGTGAGCGGATACGTGGACAAGCTCTTAGGCCTCGTCGGCGTCGATACCGGCAGGGGATGGAAAAGGGACGAACTGGAGTAG
- a CDS encoding DUF1295 domain-containing protein — MLDINFFNHPLAGTPFGTAFDLCLISAAIVWLLSVVTREYSWVDRLWSICPIIYCLIVAASVDFDVPRLNLMLILVSLWGIRLTFNFARKGGFWKGGEDYRWGIVREKVGELKFQVINILFIAFGQMLIIWLFTAPVHLAWLGRDTSLTWIDGVSVTLFLVFLVGETIADEQMWAFQQAKKQKIAAGEEITQPFIKTGLFAFCRHPNYFCDISLWWVFYLFAVAATGQWLNWSGLGFIILTLLFIFTSKLVESISLERYPTYREYQESVPQLMPFTRIGCPKVRNDNGTELLS; from the coding sequence ATGCTGGATATCAATTTTTTTAACCATCCACTCGCAGGTACACCGTTTGGTACAGCATTTGACCTGTGCTTGATCTCGGCGGCGATAGTGTGGCTATTGTCCGTGGTAACTCGCGAATACTCTTGGGTTGATCGGTTGTGGTCAATTTGTCCAATCATCTATTGCCTTATCGTTGCAGCAAGTGTTGACTTTGACGTGCCGCGTTTAAATCTCATGTTGATTCTCGTATCGCTTTGGGGAATTCGTCTCACATTCAACTTTGCGCGCAAAGGAGGTTTTTGGAAAGGAGGTGAAGACTATCGATGGGGCATAGTACGCGAAAAAGTTGGCGAACTCAAGTTTCAAGTGATTAATATCCTGTTTATTGCGTTCGGGCAGATGCTCATAATTTGGTTGTTTACTGCTCCAGTGCATCTGGCATGGTTAGGACGCGATACGTCGCTTACTTGGATTGATGGAGTATCTGTAACTTTATTCCTGGTGTTCCTTGTTGGTGAAACCATTGCTGATGAGCAAATGTGGGCGTTTCAGCAGGCTAAGAAACAGAAGATCGCAGCAGGCGAGGAAATTACGCAACCATTTATCAAGACTGGCCTTTTTGCTTTTTGCCGCCATCCGAATTATTTTTGCGATATAAGCCTGTGGTGGGTGTTCTATCTCTTTGCCGTTGCGGCTACGGGGCAGTGGTTGAACTGGTCTGGGCTCGGCTTCATTATATTAACGTTGCTTTTCATTTTTACTTCAAAATTGGTAGAGTCCATTTCTCTTGAGAGGTATCCTACCTATCGGGAATATCAGGAATCGGTTCCACAGCTAATGCCATTTACGCGGATAGGCTGCCCGAAGGTGCGAAACGACAATGGAACTGAGCTGCTCAGCTAA
- the recO gene encoding DNA repair protein RecO codes for METCEALVLRKSSYGEADLLVTLFSRELGKFRALAKNAKKSRKRFGGRLDFFNRLAIEVTLNKGRFNLIGDVTLKKSYREITESVDSFVVATRILELLDFLTPEQEPGGELFDLAAETLGLLSEKREPYSVFLVFFLRALTLCGYRPDLRFDREKDIAGFDVENGKLGNLEKTRGKRNVYPFHMDIMRHPEIMDANLEKVKNNIRVLTRYAEYRTGRHLEKTGFADET; via the coding sequence ATGGAAACATGTGAAGCGCTTGTTTTAAGGAAATCAAGTTACGGGGAAGCCGATCTCCTGGTAACCCTTTTCTCAAGGGAACTCGGGAAATTCAGGGCGCTTGCCAAAAACGCGAAAAAAAGCCGAAAGCGCTTCGGGGGACGTCTCGATTTCTTTAACCGCCTGGCAATCGAAGTAACCCTGAACAAGGGAAGATTCAATCTCATCGGGGACGTGACACTTAAAAAAAGCTACAGGGAGATAACGGAATCCGTTGACTCTTTCGTCGTGGCAACCCGAATTCTCGAGCTGCTCGATTTCCTAACCCCCGAACAGGAACCCGGAGGCGAACTGTTCGACCTTGCGGCAGAAACCTTGGGGCTTCTCTCGGAAAAACGGGAACCGTATTCTGTTTTTCTCGTTTTCTTCCTTCGAGCGCTTACCCTTTGCGGTTACAGACCCGATTTGCGCTTTGACAGGGAAAAAGACATCGCGGGGTTTGACGTTGAGAACGGAAAACTCGGCAATCTTGAGAAAACACGCGGGAAAAGAAACGTCTACCCCTTCCACATGGACATAATGAGACACCCGGAAATCATGGACGCAAACCTGGAGAAGGTAAAAAATAACATAAGGGTTCTCACGAGATACGCCGAATACCGCACCGGAAGACATCTTGAAAAAACCGGGTTTGCTGACGAAACCTAA
- a CDS encoding type 1 glutamine amidotransferase, translating into MPKLLVFQHVPHEILGTLDPMLRDAGFRIRYVNFGRSNYKIPRLRNYDGLVVLGGPMNVDETEEYPYLVPETESIREFIEMDAPVLGVCLGSQLIAKALGARVRKNPEKEIGWYDVSPTEEGGEDRLMGAFGAVEKVFQWHGDTFEIPPGAVHLATSPACANQAFRYGDKVYGFQFHLEVDAPMIERWLVTPVNKKEIEELGGKINPDVIRSETPKYIDALSDLSRRTFGGFIDLLGGISEKKAHMPSV; encoded by the coding sequence ATGCCGAAATTGCTTGTCTTCCAGCACGTGCCTCACGAGATACTGGGAACGCTTGACCCGATGCTAAGGGATGCCGGTTTCAGGATACGTTACGTAAACTTCGGCCGTTCAAACTACAAGATCCCCAGACTCCGCAATTACGACGGTCTTGTTGTTCTGGGGGGGCCGATGAACGTGGACGAGACCGAGGAGTATCCTTACCTCGTACCGGAGACCGAGTCCATAAGGGAATTTATCGAAATGGACGCTCCGGTGCTCGGCGTATGTCTCGGTTCGCAGCTGATTGCCAAGGCCCTCGGAGCCCGGGTTCGCAAGAACCCGGAGAAGGAGATCGGCTGGTATGACGTTTCCCCTACCGAAGAGGGGGGAGAGGACCGTCTTATGGGCGCATTCGGCGCGGTTGAGAAGGTCTTTCAGTGGCACGGGGATACTTTTGAGATTCCTCCGGGAGCCGTGCACTTGGCCACTTCCCCCGCGTGTGCGAACCAAGCGTTTCGATACGGAGACAAGGTGTACGGGTTCCAGTTTCACCTCGAGGTAGACGCACCAATGATAGAGCGCTGGCTTGTTACTCCGGTGAACAAAAAGGAAATCGAAGAACTCGGCGGCAAGATAAATCCCGATGTTATAAGATCCGAGACGCCAAAATACATAGATGCCCTTTCCGATCTCAGCAGGCGGACTTTCGGCGGTTTTATCGATCTGCTCGGGGGCATCTCGGAGAAAAAGGCGCATATGCCTTCTGTCTGA
- a CDS encoding methyltransferase domain-containing protein gives MLLTTPHKKPCGHLRGVERGNRMSQRAHQGEVAGTRWAPGQYLKFSQERLRPALELLDRIPLEAPGVIYDLGCGSGHITRLLAKRWSSSKVYGIDNSPQMLAEAAAEPSTVHWADADIRSWVPEEAPDLIYSNASLHWVDGHSELFARLVGYLNPGGCLAVQMPLSWDLPSHRLMRNTLADGGPDGKPVGDTSLLATLSNKWVEDADFYYDILSPCTRRLDIWETRYLHVLEGDDPVFEWVMGSGLRPILNGLSDTERNRFLKVYKRRLRDAYPRGSGNRTLYPFPRLFIIALA, from the coding sequence ATGTTGCTGACCACTCCGCACAAAAAACCGTGCGGACATCTCCGAGGGGTGGAGCGAGGAAATCGCATGTCGCAAAGAGCGCATCAGGGCGAGGTTGCCGGAACGCGCTGGGCCCCCGGTCAGTACCTGAAGTTCTCCCAGGAGCGTTTGCGACCGGCCCTTGAGTTGCTGGATCGTATACCCCTTGAGGCTCCGGGTGTGATCTATGATCTGGGCTGCGGTTCAGGCCACATAACCCGTCTTCTGGCGAAGCGCTGGTCCTCATCCAAGGTATACGGTATCGATAACTCACCACAGATGCTGGCCGAGGCGGCTGCGGAGCCGTCGACCGTACACTGGGCAGATGCCGATATCCGCAGCTGGGTGCCGGAGGAAGCCCCGGACCTTATCTATTCCAATGCGTCTTTGCACTGGGTTGACGGCCACTCTGAACTGTTTGCGCGCTTGGTGGGCTACCTTAACCCGGGAGGCTGCCTTGCGGTCCAGATGCCGCTTAGCTGGGATCTTCCGTCTCACCGCTTGATGCGGAATACGTTGGCAGATGGCGGTCCCGACGGGAAGCCCGTTGGCGACACTTCGCTTCTTGCCACATTGTCGAACAAATGGGTTGAAGATGCGGACTTTTACTATGATATCCTTTCTCCCTGTACGCGACGCCTTGATATCTGGGAAACACGGTATCTCCATGTGCTGGAGGGCGATGATCCTGTTTTTGAATGGGTTATGGGCAGCGGTCTGCGCCCGATTCTAAATGGTTTGTCCGATACTGAACGAAACCGGTTTTTAAAAGTATACAAGCGGCGGCTTCGGGATGCTTATCCCAGGGGTTCGGGGAACCGTACGCTGTATCCTTTCCCTCGCCTGTTCATCATTGCGCTAGCCTGA
- a CDS encoding 4-hydroxybenzoate octaprenyltransferase has translation MAFLKNLSGFLRIEHTFFSLPVIFAGAFLAAGGIFSARLFVLIVLAGTGARTAALALNRIFDREIDRENPRTTQRELPSGKMSMVEALAVAAAGALLYFVSAYLICPLVFFLSPLPLVAFTVYPLMKRFTSLCHFGVGLSLALGPLGGWLAVKCSFEEMLPAVVLSGFTFLWISGFDIIYATADEEFDRRRGIYSLVARFGRQKALLVSRVSHLLSFACLVFLYILSFRTLSALLPLLLCGYLLYLEHGSFGQVDSAFFRTNILIGFAVLFFTLAGIYLP, from the coding sequence ATGGCTTTTTTAAAGAATCTCTCGGGATTTCTTAGAATAGAACATACGTTTTTTTCACTTCCGGTCATTTTCGCGGGAGCTTTTCTTGCCGCCGGCGGGATATTCAGTGCCCGGCTTTTTGTGCTGATAGTGCTCGCGGGAACGGGGGCGAGGACCGCCGCGCTTGCGCTTAACAGGATTTTTGACCGGGAAATAGACCGGGAGAACCCGAGAACCACTCAGAGAGAGCTTCCCTCGGGCAAGATGAGCATGGTCGAGGCTTTGGCCGTGGCGGCCGCGGGGGCCCTGCTTTACTTTGTCTCCGCCTATCTCATATGTCCGCTTGTATTCTTTCTCTCGCCGCTTCCGCTTGTGGCGTTTACCGTCTATCCGTTAATGAAGAGATTTACCAGCCTCTGTCATTTCGGCGTGGGACTCTCCCTTGCGCTCGGTCCGCTTGGCGGATGGCTTGCCGTTAAGTGCTCCTTCGAGGAGATGCTTCCGGCAGTTGTGCTCTCGGGTTTCACTTTCCTCTGGATTTCGGGTTTTGACATAATATACGCCACGGCCGACGAGGAGTTTGACCGCCGCCGCGGAATTTACTCGCTTGTTGCTCGTTTCGGCAGACAGAAGGCGCTGCTTGTCTCGAGGGTCTCTCACCTGCTTTCGTTCGCCTGCCTCGTGTTTCTCTATATTCTTTCGTTCCGGACCCTGTCTGCGCTTTTGCCGCTTTTGCTCTGCGGCTACCTGCTTTACCTTGAACACGGAAGCTTCGGGCAGGTTGATTCCGCTTTTTTCAGAACCAATATTCTCATAGGTTTTGCGGTTTTATTTTTCACTCTCGCGGGTATATACTTACCTTAA